A genomic segment from Vicinamibacterales bacterium encodes:
- the lpxC gene encoding UDP-3-O-acyl-N-acetylglucosamine deacetylase yields MDAQRTIKRQISCAGIGLHSGQKVTLTLKPAAADTGIRFRRTDLGVEIAASVSEVSSVQHATVLGKAGATVETVEHLLAALVSAGIDNIIVELNHKEVPIMDGSSAPFLYLLQEAGVKTLGPSRKYLKILKPVQIASGDKRIAIYPSDHFKVSYTISFDHPLLRHQSRTERITESSFADNIAAARTFGFLKEVEWLRQNGLALGGSLENAIVIGDTGVLNALRFEDEFVRHKILDVVGDLALVGYPIVGHVVAHRAGHALHTQLAAEILNDQEAWCLVEAPAAVPEGAFDAVGVPGAVRAH; encoded by the coding sequence ATGGACGCACAACGGACGATCAAACGGCAGATTTCATGCGCTGGCATCGGGCTTCACTCCGGCCAGAAGGTCACCTTGACCCTGAAGCCCGCGGCTGCGGACACCGGCATCCGGTTCCGCCGCACGGATCTGGGCGTCGAAATCGCCGCTTCGGTTTCTGAGGTTTCCAGCGTGCAGCACGCGACCGTGCTGGGCAAGGCCGGCGCCACCGTCGAAACGGTCGAGCACCTGCTGGCGGCGCTGGTTTCGGCCGGCATCGACAACATCATCGTCGAGCTCAACCACAAAGAAGTGCCGATCATGGACGGCAGCAGCGCGCCGTTCCTGTATCTGTTGCAGGAAGCGGGCGTCAAGACGCTGGGCCCGTCGCGCAAGTACCTCAAAATCCTCAAGCCGGTGCAGATTGCGAGCGGCGACAAGCGCATTGCCATCTACCCGTCGGATCACTTCAAGGTCAGCTATACCATCAGCTTCGACCATCCGCTGCTGCGGCACCAGTCGCGCACGGAGCGCATTACCGAAAGCAGCTTCGCCGACAACATCGCCGCGGCGCGCACGTTCGGCTTCCTGAAGGAAGTGGAATGGCTGCGCCAGAACGGCCTGGCCCTCGGCGGCTCACTCGAGAACGCCATCGTCATCGGCGACACCGGCGTGCTGAACGCCCTGCGCTTCGAAGACGAGTTCGTTCGCCACAAGATCCTGGACGTCGTCGGTGACCTGGCGCTCGTCGGATATCCGATCGTCGGTCACGTCGTCGCCCATCGCGCCGGCCACGCGCTGCACACGCAGCTCGCGGCCGAGATTCTCAACGATCAAGAGGCGTGGTGCCTGGTCGAGGCGCCCGCCGCTGTGCCCGAAGGGGCATTCGATGCCGTGGGTGTGCCGGGAGCGGTGCGCGCTCACTAG
- the uvrA gene encoding excinuclease ABC subunit UvrA has protein sequence MPWAPQYLMPHDWIAVRGARVHNLKDIDVDIPRNKLVVITGLSGSGKSSLAFDTLYAEGQRRYVESLSAYARQFLEQMEKPDVDLIDGLSPAISIEQKTTGSNPRSTVGTVTEIYDYLRLLFANIGVPHCPNCGRAIASQSLERIVDLVMTNPQDTRINVMAPIVRGRKGEFKKELLALRTRGFTKARVDGHTRSLEEDIKLDRRRNHNIDIVIDRLIVRSGIERRLAESVEVALTMADDVVVINSLDGGDRLFSRKLACVVCGISVPEMSPRAFSFNSPHGACQSCQGLGATWDFDPNRIVPDESLSLAGGAIAPWGRGDGKLVSEAVASISAYYGIDPQVPFGKLPKKHRDLILLGPDGKAPGGRDSSPAEPSAKTAKKTAKKKLVTPEPFGRDFEGVIPNLRRRFEEGSWAVQEELDPYRALRECPVCLGNRLRSESLVVTLKDKTIADYVNLPISSALAVFEGLELQDREAMIATRILKEIRDRLRFLNDVGVGYLTLARSAATLSGGEGQRIRLATQIGSNLTGVLYVLDEPSIGLHQRDNRKLLATLGRLRDLGNTVVVVEHDEETIRTADYVVDLGPGAGDLGGQVIFQGTPADLIANAGPHARQPGVGGNGNGSLTGAYLAGHHSVATPAARRKEAKGEIVIRGARANNLKSVDVKIPLGRLVAVTGVSGSGKSTLVNDILYKALAREFYRAADEPGAHDKIEGINLIDKVIEIDQSPIGRTPRSNPATYTSLFTFIRELFAMVPEARTRGFKPGRFSFNVKGGRCEACQGDGVIAIEMHFLPNVYVTCEQCKGRRYNRETLEIKYRGKSIADVLDLTVDQALPLLENFPPLAVKLRTLQSVGLGYITLGQSATTLSGGEAQRVKLSRELSKRGTGRTLYILDEPTTGLHFEDVRKLLDVLMRLVDQGNTIVVIEHNLDVIKSADWLIDLGPEGGEGGGRVVAQGTPEQVAKSKASATGQFLAAMLEA, from the coding sequence ATGCCGTGGGCCCCGCAGTACCTCATGCCGCACGATTGGATAGCTGTCCGGGGCGCGCGCGTCCATAACCTCAAGGACATCGACGTCGACATTCCGCGCAACAAGCTCGTGGTCATCACGGGCTTGTCGGGCTCGGGGAAGTCCTCGCTCGCCTTCGACACGCTCTACGCCGAGGGCCAGCGGCGTTACGTCGAATCGTTGTCGGCCTACGCCCGGCAGTTCCTCGAGCAGATGGAGAAGCCCGACGTCGATCTGATCGACGGCCTGTCGCCCGCCATCTCGATCGAGCAGAAGACCACCGGCTCCAATCCGCGTTCCACCGTCGGCACGGTCACCGAGATCTACGACTACCTGCGGCTGCTGTTCGCCAACATCGGCGTGCCGCACTGTCCGAACTGCGGCCGCGCCATCGCCTCCCAGTCGCTCGAGCGCATCGTTGACCTGGTGATGACCAATCCGCAGGACACCCGCATCAACGTGATGGCGCCGATCGTCCGCGGCCGCAAGGGCGAGTTCAAGAAGGAACTGCTGGCGCTGCGCACGCGCGGCTTCACCAAGGCCCGCGTCGACGGCCACACCCGCTCGCTCGAAGAAGACATCAAGCTGGACCGCCGCCGCAATCACAACATCGACATTGTCATCGACCGCCTGATCGTCCGCAGCGGCATCGAGCGCCGCCTCGCCGAATCGGTCGAGGTCGCGCTCACCATGGCCGACGATGTCGTGGTGATCAACTCGCTGGATGGCGGGGACCGGCTGTTCTCGCGCAAGCTGGCGTGCGTGGTGTGCGGCATCAGCGTGCCGGAGATGTCGCCGCGCGCGTTCTCGTTCAACTCGCCGCACGGCGCCTGCCAGTCGTGCCAGGGGCTGGGCGCGACCTGGGACTTCGACCCGAACCGCATTGTCCCCGACGAGTCGCTGTCGCTGGCCGGCGGCGCCATTGCGCCGTGGGGCCGCGGCGACGGCAAGCTGGTGTCGGAGGCGGTGGCGTCAATCTCCGCGTATTACGGCATCGATCCGCAGGTGCCCTTCGGCAAGCTCCCGAAGAAGCATCGCGACCTCATCCTCCTCGGTCCGGATGGCAAGGCGCCAGGAGGGCGGGACTCAAGTCCCGCCGAACCATCCGCAAAGACCGCAAAGAAGACGGCCAAGAAGAAGCTGGTCACGCCCGAACCGTTCGGCCGCGACTTCGAGGGCGTGATCCCGAATCTGCGCCGGCGGTTCGAGGAGGGTTCGTGGGCCGTCCAGGAAGAGCTCGACCCGTACCGGGCGCTGCGTGAATGCCCGGTGTGCCTGGGTAACCGGCTCCGCTCCGAAAGCCTGGTCGTCACGCTCAAGGACAAGACCATTGCCGACTACGTCAACCTGCCGATTTCATCCGCGCTCGCGGTATTCGAGGGCCTCGAGCTGCAGGACCGGGAGGCGATGATCGCCACGCGCATCCTGAAGGAAATTCGCGACCGGCTGCGCTTCCTCAACGACGTCGGCGTCGGCTACCTCACGCTGGCGCGCTCGGCGGCAACGTTGTCGGGCGGCGAGGGCCAGCGCATCCGGCTGGCGACGCAGATCGGCTCGAACCTCACCGGCGTGCTCTACGTGCTGGACGAACCGTCGATCGGCCTGCACCAGCGCGACAACCGCAAGTTGCTGGCCACGCTGGGGCGCTTGCGCGACCTTGGCAACACCGTGGTGGTGGTGGAGCACGACGAAGAGACCATTCGCACCGCGGATTACGTGGTGGACCTCGGCCCCGGCGCCGGTGACCTCGGCGGCCAGGTGATCTTCCAGGGCACGCCGGCCGACCTGATCGCCAACGCCGGGCCCCACGCCCGGCAGCCGGGCGTGGGTGGTAACGGCAACGGGTCGCTGACCGGCGCCTATCTCGCCGGACACCACTCCGTGGCGACGCCGGCGGCCCGCCGGAAAGAGGCGAAGGGCGAAATCGTGATTCGCGGCGCCCGCGCCAACAACCTCAAGTCGGTGGACGTGAAGATCCCGCTCGGGCGCCTGGTCGCGGTTACCGGCGTCAGCGGCTCCGGCAAGAGCACGCTGGTCAACGACATCCTCTACAAGGCGCTGGCCCGTGAGTTCTATCGCGCCGCCGACGAACCCGGCGCGCACGACAAGATCGAAGGCATCAACCTGATCGATAAGGTGATCGAAATCGATCAGTCGCCGATCGGGCGCACGCCGCGGTCGAATCCGGCGACCTACACCAGCCTGTTCACGTTCATCCGCGAGCTGTTCGCGATGGTGCCCGAGGCGCGCACCCGCGGCTTCAAGCCGGGGCGCTTCTCGTTCAACGTCAAGGGCGGGCGGTGCGAGGCGTGCCAGGGCGACGGTGTGATCGCCATCGAAATGCACTTCCTGCCCAACGTCTACGTGACGTGCGAGCAGTGCAAGGGCCGCCGCTACAACCGCGAGACGCTGGAGATCAAGTACCGCGGCAAGTCGATTGCCGACGTCCTCGACCTCACCGTCGATCAGGCGCTGCCGCTGCTCGAGAACTTCCCGCCGCTGGCCGTCAAGCTGCGCACGCTGCAGAGCGTGGGCCTGGGCTACATCACGCTGGGGCAGTCGGCGACCACGTTGAGCGGCGGCGAGGCGCAGCGCGTCAAGCTGTCGCGCGAACTGTCGAAGCGCGGCACCGGCCGCACGCTCTACATCCTGGACGAGCCGACCACCGGCCTGCACTTCGAGGATGTGCGGAAGCTGCTCGACGTGCTGATGCGCCTCGTCGATCAGGGCAACACCATCGTCGTGATCGAGCACAACCTGGATGTCATCAAGTCGGCGGACTGGCTGATCGATTTGGGGCCTGAGGGCGGCGAGGGCGGCGGCCGGGTCGTGGCGCAGGGCACGCCGGAGCAGGTGGCGAAGTCCAAAGCCTCGGCGACGGGCCAGTTTCTGGCCGCAATGTTAGAGGCTTGA
- a CDS encoding amino acid permease, which produces MNQLFQRKPIAALVIDDSDPRALKRVLGAGDLVMLAIGAVIGAGIFGAIGTAAAGQVAPDGTVIRYGAGPALIFSFILLGGACALAALCYAELAAMIPQAGSAYAYSYATLGELVAWIIGWDLMLEYAVGNVAVAISWGDYFNTLVRGVGVDLPAWLTTGYRTALLSSNPDVSGLLTTAPHLLGIPILVNLPAFGIVMLITWLLLRGARESASANTVMVIIKLAVLALFVVVGLGNINPANYTPFAPNGFTGIHQGAAIVFFAYIGFDAISTAAEETRNPQRNLPIGILGGLAVCTLIYVVIGAVITGMVPYTELGVADPLARALELIGYQKVGVIVAFGAAVSMSAVLLVFQYGQPRIFFAMARDGLLPEWVARIDPRTRIPYTATLFTGILVAVASAIGDAAETYDLTNIGTLFAFALVCAGVLVLRVKEPERHRPFKVPFVWVIAPLGVVACLFIMVGLPYQAWERFGLWLAVGLVLYVVYGFKHSKLRN; this is translated from the coding sequence ATGAATCAACTCTTCCAGCGAAAGCCGATTGCGGCGCTCGTGATCGACGACTCGGACCCGCGCGCGCTGAAGCGTGTGCTCGGCGCCGGCGATCTCGTGATGCTGGCCATCGGCGCGGTGATCGGCGCCGGCATTTTCGGCGCCATCGGCACCGCCGCGGCCGGGCAGGTGGCGCCCGACGGCACGGTGATCCGCTATGGGGCGGGTCCCGCCCTCATCTTCTCGTTCATCCTGCTGGGCGGCGCCTGCGCCCTGGCGGCGCTCTGCTACGCGGAACTCGCGGCGATGATCCCGCAGGCCGGCAGCGCCTACGCCTACTCGTACGCGACGCTCGGCGAGCTGGTGGCCTGGATCATCGGCTGGGACCTCATGCTCGAATACGCCGTCGGCAACGTCGCCGTGGCGATCTCGTGGGGCGACTACTTCAACACGCTGGTGCGCGGCGTCGGCGTCGATCTGCCGGCGTGGCTGACCACCGGCTACCGCACCGCGCTCCTCAGTTCGAACCCCGACGTCAGCGGCCTGCTCACCACGGCGCCGCACCTGCTCGGCATCCCGATCCTGGTCAACCTGCCGGCCTTCGGCATCGTGATGCTGATCACGTGGCTGCTGCTGCGCGGCGCCCGCGAGAGCGCGTCCGCCAACACGGTGATGGTGATCATCAAGCTGGCCGTGCTCGCGCTGTTCGTCGTCGTCGGCCTCGGCAACATCAACCCCGCCAACTACACCCCGTTCGCGCCCAACGGGTTCACCGGCATCCATCAAGGCGCGGCCATCGTGTTCTTCGCCTACATCGGCTTCGACGCCATCTCGACCGCGGCCGAAGAAACCAGGAACCCGCAACGCAACCTGCCGATCGGCATCCTCGGCGGATTGGCGGTGTGCACGCTCATCTACGTCGTGATCGGCGCGGTGATCACGGGCATGGTGCCCTACACCGAACTGGGCGTGGCCGATCCGCTGGCCCGCGCCCTCGAACTCATCGGCTACCAGAAGGTCGGCGTGATCGTGGCGTTTGGCGCCGCGGTGTCGATGTCGGCGGTCCTGCTGGTGTTCCAGTACGGGCAGCCCCGCATCTTCTTCGCCATGGCGCGCGACGGCCTGCTGCCCGAGTGGGTGGCGCGCATCGATCCCAGGACGCGGATTCCGTACACCGCGACGCTGTTCACCGGCATCCTCGTGGCGGTGGCTTCGGCGATCGGTGATGCGGCCGAGACCTACGACCTCACCAACATCGGGACGCTGTTCGCATTTGCGCTGGTCTGCGCCGGCGTCCTGGTGCTCCGCGTCAAGGAGCCCGAGCGTCACCGGCCGTTCAAGGTGCCCTTCGTGTGGGTTATCGCCCCGCTGGGTGTCGTCGCCTGCCTGTTCATCATGGTCGGCCTGCCCTATCAGGCCTGGGAACGGTTCGGCCTCTGGCTGGCCGTCGGCCTGGTGCTGTACGTCGTTTACGGCTTCAAACACAGCAAACTGCGAAACTAA
- a CDS encoding rhodanese-like domain-containing protein gives MSELRTISHDEARALLATGGAIALDVRSPGEYEQLGHIPGAWLIPVDLIASAPAVLPGDGRPLLVYCEHGVRSVAASRLLLEAGVGGVLNLAGGLAAWSGPRDFGPGALRGPSPWLIDNADLLPRGGKVLDVACGRGRHALLLASAGFEVTAIDRDAEAVAFLRATAQRLRLTLTAGIVDLETDPPPDLSRDAYDAVFVFNYLHRPLMPALLAAVKPGGRLFYETFTTRQAEVGHPKNPAFLLEAGELPKLVAPFAVLRSREGEADGRFVASVVAERPASSDDVASPA, from the coding sequence GTGAGCGAACTCCGTACCATCAGTCACGATGAGGCACGGGCCCTGCTCGCCACGGGCGGCGCCATCGCCCTGGATGTCAGGTCTCCGGGCGAGTACGAGCAGCTCGGCCACATCCCGGGCGCGTGGCTGATCCCGGTTGACCTGATCGCGTCGGCGCCCGCGGTGCTGCCCGGCGATGGACGGCCGTTGCTCGTGTATTGCGAGCACGGCGTCAGGAGTGTCGCGGCGTCGCGGCTGCTGCTGGAAGCCGGCGTTGGTGGGGTGCTCAACCTGGCCGGCGGTCTCGCCGCATGGTCCGGGCCGCGCGACTTTGGCCCCGGCGCGTTGCGCGGACCGTCTCCCTGGCTGATCGACAACGCCGATCTGTTACCGCGTGGCGGCAAGGTTCTGGACGTGGCGTGTGGCCGCGGCCGGCACGCGCTGCTGCTTGCGAGTGCGGGCTTCGAGGTTACCGCGATTGACCGGGATGCCGAGGCGGTCGCCTTTCTGCGCGCCACCGCCCAACGCCTCCGCCTCACGCTCACCGCGGGTATCGTCGATCTCGAGACCGATCCGCCGCCCGATCTGTCGCGGGATGCCTACGATGCCGTCTTCGTCTTCAACTACCTGCATCGGCCGTTGATGCCGGCGCTGCTGGCGGCGGTCAAGCCCGGCGGCCGGCTGTTTTACGAGACGTTCACGACCCGGCAGGCCGAGGTCGGGCATCCGAAGAACCCGGCGTTCCTGCTCGAAGCCGGGGAACTGCCGAAGCTGGTCGCGCCGTTCGCGGTGCTGCGCTCGCGCGAAGGCGAAGCGGATGGGCGCTTCGTCGCCTCGGTGGTGGCGGAGCGGCCCGCGTCATCTGATGACGTGGCGTCTCCCGCGTAG